From Eleftheria terrae, the proteins below share one genomic window:
- a CDS encoding DUF2300 domain-containing protein encodes MAHSSQASGRRPGLRLAALAAAGCCAFAQAGEPARGELQLAWLDAAGGFHAVALAPDGSSRPLPSAPFAHGDEVPLGSLWKLAAYARLADNPVREGDYTCTGRQREEVYCCEPGQRISRGAALWRSCGLYFQPSRLGWDRLLLGETLQALPPSLSVLQQAGGLGERTRVPLADWLAWLGRWPAATRQQAQDDLAGYWLQGPGRKALGEVGGRLRLKTFTLERREPGAAGERWSGASGWTREGTPLWMAARGSSAQVVPRWAPLVLRHLDAQREAGQPWPAADGGASCVEVSFFSRYPLQAIEPAPAAEGVLPDGRWRVRFANGVQLDIESRRDLTWRRDATGQPHLLGRFTLDDYVARVVDREGAGQPAAAAQALAVAARSYVLANGQPGAGGCLAIADSSARQRVAPRPPTAAAQAAVRHTADLVLQGAEGRYHSTRAGRDVMAWTDAVRAAEAGQGFEQILASAYPRATLATAGGRGSQGCEPLPQAEQWLAARRGRWQRLLAGEAGYTAPPPVQVCRLQQGRAHALRSAARIYAAGLHSLEDRLTLVHEFLHLAFSGHPRGADEHFIEQQARRLLGVD; translated from the coding sequence ATGGCGCATTCCTCTCAGGCGTCCGGCCGCAGGCCGGGGCTGCGGCTGGCCGCCCTGGCGGCGGCCGGCTGCTGCGCCTTTGCCCAGGCGGGAGAACCGGCGCGCGGTGAGCTGCAACTGGCCTGGCTGGATGCCGCCGGCGGCTTCCATGCGGTGGCCCTGGCGCCCGACGGCAGCTCCCGCCCATTGCCGTCCGCTCCCTTCGCGCATGGCGACGAGGTGCCGCTGGGCAGCCTGTGGAAGCTGGCTGCCTATGCGCGGCTGGCCGACAACCCGGTGCGCGAGGGCGACTACACCTGCACCGGCCGGCAGCGCGAGGAGGTCTATTGCTGCGAGCCGGGCCAGCGCATTTCGCGTGGCGCCGCCCTGTGGCGTTCCTGCGGCCTCTATTTCCAGCCCTCGCGCCTGGGCTGGGACCGGCTGCTGCTGGGCGAGACGCTGCAGGCCCTGCCGCCGTCCTTGTCCGTGCTGCAGCAAGCCGGCGGGCTTGGCGAGCGCACCCGGGTGCCGCTGGCCGACTGGCTGGCCTGGCTCGGACGCTGGCCGGCTGCCACGCGCCAGCAGGCCCAGGACGACCTGGCCGGCTACTGGTTGCAAGGCCCGGGCCGCAAGGCGCTCGGCGAGGTGGGCGGGCGGCTGCGCCTGAAGACCTTCACGCTGGAGCGCCGCGAGCCGGGCGCGGCGGGCGAGCGCTGGTCCGGTGCCTCGGGCTGGACGCGCGAGGGCACGCCCCTGTGGATGGCCGCCCGCGGCAGCAGCGCGCAAGTGGTGCCGAGGTGGGCGCCCCTCGTGCTGCGCCACCTCGACGCACAGCGCGAGGCGGGCCAGCCCTGGCCGGCAGCCGACGGCGGCGCGTCCTGCGTCGAGGTGAGCTTCTTCAGCCGCTACCCGCTGCAGGCCATCGAGCCGGCGCCAGCGGCCGAAGGCGTGCTGCCCGATGGTCGATGGCGGGTGCGCTTCGCGAATGGCGTGCAGCTCGACATCGAAAGCCGGCGTGACCTGACATGGCGCCGGGACGCCACGGGGCAGCCGCATCTGCTGGGCCGCTTCACGCTGGACGACTACGTGGCCCGGGTGGTCGACCGCGAAGGCGCCGGCCAGCCCGCTGCTGCCGCCCAGGCCCTGGCGGTGGCGGCCCGCAGCTACGTGCTGGCCAACGGGCAGCCGGGGGCCGGTGGTTGCCTGGCCATTGCCGACAGCAGCGCGCGGCAGCGCGTCGCACCGCGACCGCCCACTGCCGCGGCGCAGGCGGCGGTACGCCACACGGCCGACCTGGTGCTGCAGGGCGCGGAAGGCCGCTACCACAGCACGCGGGCGGGCCGCGACGTGATGGCCTGGACCGACGCCGTGCGAGCGGCGGAGGCCGGGCAGGGCTTCGAGCAGATCCTCGCCAGTGCCTATCCGCGCGCGACGCTGGCCACCGCCGGTGGCCGGGGCAGCCAGGGCTGCGAGCCGCTGCCGCAGGCCGAGCAGTGGCTGGCCGCGCGGCGGGGGCGCTGGCAGCGGCTGCTGGCCGGCGAGGCGGGCTACACCGCGCCACCGCCAGTGCAGGTCTGCCGGTTGCAGCAGGGCCGGGCCCATGCGCTGCGCTCGGCGGCGCGCATCTATGCGGCAGGCCTGCATTCGCTGGAAGACCGGCTGACGCTGGTGCATGAATTTCTCCACCTGGCTTTCTCGGGACACCCCCGGGGCGCCGACGAACACTTCATCGAGCAGCAGGCACGCCGGCTGTTGGGAGTTGATTGA
- a CDS encoding MG2 domain-containing protein, whose translation MPSTSTLTLSAFRPSPLRRLGAGFALLLAALLALLTAGLALASDEEAGFRPPRGAPFFLLTDSSFSSTDEARVRLEVASGRLSEVEHADGADIALYRVERPLDFLRQQRNLHRIDVKAAARPEGLANTLSYLWDSWWRRARQIWQNLFKGDVRVAVTGQAPQLKTSKDINKETSYTYPSPYKALPGLTEVQRLRYPVQFAKPIAPPAELKLAGSSSEFTPPTEGNVYVPLGRQKPGLYVVEAVVGRHRAVALLFVSDSVAVTKTAGDQFLIWTALREGGKPAQAEVVWTDLAGVLGSGRTDEHGVLVVDKPVPQTSYAFGVDGQGGVFVTENFYYDSEIYNAKLYAYTDRPLYRPGDEVNIRLYGREFSSAVRSTALPAGTVEVQVLDATGALVHKDRVNYHPQDGGATRLRLPENAVAGGYEIVMTRGEDSYSAAFRVAPYVKPHYEVLVEPAQASFKTGEKITGRVRLAYPDGKPVAGATLKLSARAQVLTMVEGDLLYGGLFPLQLASDTELSTNGDGVAQFELPPAKEPSRVVLSVLATDGAATRVKATKELLVERAAAAWRLQPQRRYAAPEENVAWTLAPEEAAAQPTQPAKWVALHQESQTRTEGSLAAGARSLQLALKRPGSYTVELRDAQDSLLGAAPFWVSGGELKPPQGAVEVVLDKARYRAGETARALITFPVAVDDALLTLERDRVEQYGRLAAPRGVARLRRLNDRQWEASIEVRAEHAPNITFSVAYVKGQEFGFQNAGLVVEQPALRLSLRTDKPSYRPGETVVLDVTSTDAAGRPASAVLSIGVVDEMVYALQPELAPSVQEFFYHLRRNNVRTQSSLSFISFDEALDPQDASSIGQQRNERGIKLLERPRRDERDTAYFAPVVRTDAAGRAQVRFTVPDALTRWRVTAKAYGTGGADGLVGERRAFFLSDQPVFAKWTAPTWLREGDRPQATLAIFNQGTSASRLKVSFELPGQPPLVRELEAKPGANFLATELPALKEAADVKVEIQSNGQRVDALLTRLSVLPVAWQGEQEQLLSVPAGSTRVPLALPAGAGDVRLRVLPSGAASWSRVADALIDYPYGCVEQTASRMVPLALALQGLGADVPAQSPLRQRLYAARLRLAAMAGPNAVFGWWGSGTSDSVFLSAYAYYADQRAAEALGTSLPDGHADGLLDLYSREGVKEPLVQRAWALWLMHELQLPTATMTEGLLAELAGKVPAVAAPAAASAASGVAAPASAPVAAPAPRAVARGTAGEHWLSRDGEGEAANDLALAIAAQLARADRKELPPAVRAALEAAYARMEASDSLLSQAVLVWAGRRPVSGEALSAALQRASEAEPTVDRALALAVLSRSQGLSLKPEAAATEAPKSGWKARMTASGNTEYVSTAAQPPAAVEWSAPTAQPLTLSVRLRGRIDASKNTLAAEVTRTLFRLKPKGKGFEAEAVEPGDALSTSELYLDMVTVNSRRPLSFALVELALPPGAQMEPSTWGVSLVDGANSEPIERAVGEASATGYTVPVDALEAGKSVVFQHLVRFGQKGRFALPPARLWRMYQPQSQAFEAVEGGVLRWEVR comes from the coding sequence ATGCCCTCGACTTCGACCCTGACCCTTTCCGCTTTCCGCCCGTCCCCGCTGCGTCGACTGGGGGCCGGCTTCGCGCTGCTGCTCGCGGCCTTGCTGGCGCTGCTGACGGCCGGCCTCGCCCTGGCTTCCGACGAGGAGGCCGGCTTCCGGCCGCCGCGCGGCGCACCGTTCTTCCTGCTGACCGACAGCAGCTTCTCCAGCACCGACGAAGCCCGCGTGCGGCTGGAGGTGGCCAGTGGCCGCCTGTCGGAGGTGGAGCACGCCGACGGTGCCGACATCGCGCTCTACCGCGTCGAGCGGCCGCTGGACTTCCTGCGCCAGCAGCGCAACCTGCACCGCATCGATGTCAAGGCGGCGGCCCGCCCCGAGGGCCTGGCCAACACGCTGAGCTATCTCTGGGACAGCTGGTGGCGCCGTGCGCGGCAGATCTGGCAGAACCTGTTCAAGGGCGATGTGCGGGTGGCGGTGACCGGGCAGGCGCCGCAGCTGAAGACCTCCAAGGACATCAACAAGGAGACCAGCTACACCTATCCCAGCCCCTACAAGGCGCTGCCGGGCCTGACCGAGGTGCAGCGCCTGCGGTATCCGGTGCAGTTCGCCAAGCCCATCGCACCGCCGGCCGAGCTGAAGCTGGCCGGCTCGTCCAGCGAATTCACGCCGCCGACGGAAGGCAATGTCTACGTGCCGCTGGGCCGCCAGAAGCCGGGCCTCTATGTGGTGGAGGCGGTGGTCGGCCGGCATCGTGCGGTGGCCTTGCTCTTCGTGTCCGACAGTGTGGCGGTGACCAAGACGGCGGGCGACCAGTTCCTGATCTGGACCGCCCTGCGTGAAGGCGGCAAGCCCGCCCAGGCGGAAGTGGTGTGGACCGACCTGGCCGGCGTGCTGGGCTCCGGCCGCACCGACGAGCACGGCGTGCTGGTGGTCGACAAGCCGGTGCCGCAGACCAGCTATGCCTTCGGGGTGGACGGGCAGGGCGGCGTGTTCGTCACCGAGAACTTCTACTACGACAGCGAGATCTACAACGCCAAGCTCTACGCGTACACCGACCGGCCGCTCTACCGACCGGGCGATGAGGTGAACATCCGCCTCTACGGCCGCGAGTTCAGCTCGGCAGTGCGTTCTACCGCCCTGCCGGCCGGCACGGTGGAGGTGCAGGTGCTGGACGCCACCGGCGCGCTGGTGCACAAGGACCGTGTGAACTACCACCCGCAAGACGGTGGCGCGACCCGCTTGCGCCTGCCCGAGAACGCGGTGGCTGGCGGCTATGAGATCGTGATGACGCGTGGCGAGGACAGCTACAGCGCTGCGTTCCGTGTCGCACCGTATGTGAAGCCGCACTACGAGGTGCTGGTGGAGCCGGCGCAAGCCAGCTTCAAGACCGGCGAGAAGATCACTGGCCGGGTGCGCCTGGCCTACCCGGACGGCAAGCCGGTGGCCGGCGCGACGCTGAAGCTGAGCGCACGGGCGCAGGTGCTGACCATGGTCGAAGGCGACCTGCTGTATGGCGGGCTGTTCCCGCTGCAGCTGGCCAGCGACACCGAGCTGAGCACCAACGGTGACGGCGTGGCCCAGTTCGAGCTGCCGCCGGCCAAGGAACCCAGCCGCGTGGTGCTGTCCGTGCTGGCCACCGACGGTGCCGCCACCCGCGTGAAGGCGACCAAGGAGCTGCTGGTGGAGCGCGCCGCGGCCGCCTGGCGGCTGCAGCCCCAGCGCCGTTATGCGGCGCCGGAGGAAAACGTGGCCTGGACCCTGGCGCCCGAGGAGGCGGCGGCCCAGCCGACGCAGCCGGCCAAGTGGGTCGCCCTGCACCAGGAAAGCCAGACCCGCACCGAGGGCAGCCTGGCGGCCGGTGCTCGCAGCCTGCAACTGGCGCTGAAGCGGCCGGGTTCGTACACGGTGGAGCTGCGCGACGCGCAGGACAGCCTGCTGGGCGCGGCACCGTTCTGGGTGTCGGGCGGCGAGCTCAAGCCACCGCAGGGCGCGGTGGAAGTCGTGCTGGACAAGGCGCGCTACCGCGCCGGCGAGACCGCCCGCGCGCTGATCACCTTCCCGGTGGCGGTGGACGATGCGCTGCTGACGCTGGAGCGTGACCGTGTCGAGCAGTACGGCCGCCTGGCCGCGCCGCGCGGCGTGGCCCGCCTGCGTCGCCTCAACGACCGGCAGTGGGAAGCGAGCATCGAGGTGCGTGCCGAGCATGCGCCCAACATCACCTTCTCGGTGGCTTATGTGAAGGGGCAGGAGTTCGGCTTCCAGAACGCCGGGCTGGTGGTGGAGCAGCCGGCCCTGCGCTTGAGCCTGCGCACCGACAAGCCGAGCTATCGTCCGGGCGAGACGGTGGTGCTCGACGTCACGAGTACCGATGCGGCCGGCCGGCCGGCGTCAGCGGTGCTGAGCATCGGGGTGGTCGACGAGATGGTCTACGCGCTGCAGCCCGAACTGGCGCCCAGCGTGCAAGAGTTCTTCTACCACCTGCGCCGCAACAACGTGCGCACCCAGTCCAGCCTGTCCTTCATTTCCTTTGACGAGGCGCTGGACCCGCAGGACGCCAGCTCCATCGGCCAGCAGCGCAACGAGCGCGGCATCAAGCTGCTGGAGCGTCCGCGCCGCGACGAGCGCGACACCGCCTACTTCGCACCGGTGGTGCGCACCGATGCGGCTGGCCGGGCGCAGGTGCGCTTCACCGTGCCCGACGCCCTGACCCGCTGGCGTGTCACTGCCAAGGCGTACGGCACCGGAGGGGCCGATGGGCTGGTGGGCGAGCGGCGGGCGTTTTTCCTGTCCGACCAACCGGTCTTCGCCAAGTGGACCGCGCCGACCTGGCTGCGTGAAGGCGACCGCCCGCAGGCCACGCTGGCCATCTTCAACCAGGGCACGAGCGCGAGCCGGCTGAAGGTGAGCTTCGAGCTGCCCGGCCAGCCGCCCCTGGTGCGTGAGCTGGAAGCCAAGCCGGGGGCCAACTTCCTGGCCACCGAACTGCCGGCGCTGAAGGAAGCGGCCGACGTGAAGGTGGAGATCCAGAGCAACGGCCAGCGGGTCGATGCGCTGCTGACCCGCTTGTCGGTGCTGCCGGTGGCCTGGCAGGGCGAGCAGGAGCAGCTCCTGTCGGTGCCGGCGGGCAGCACCCGGGTGCCGCTGGCGCTGCCGGCCGGGGCCGGCGATGTGCGGCTGCGCGTGCTGCCGAGTGGTGCGGCCTCCTGGTCGCGCGTGGCGGATGCCCTCATCGACTACCCCTATGGCTGCGTCGAGCAGACGGCCAGCCGCATGGTGCCCCTGGCACTGGCGCTGCAGGGCCTGGGTGCCGATGTGCCGGCGCAGTCGCCGCTGCGCCAGCGCCTCTATGCCGCGCGCTTGCGGCTGGCGGCCATGGCAGGCCCGAATGCGGTCTTTGGCTGGTGGGGATCGGGCACCTCCGACAGCGTCTTCCTGAGCGCCTACGCCTACTATGCCGACCAACGTGCCGCCGAGGCGCTCGGCACCAGCCTGCCGGACGGCCATGCCGACGGCCTGCTCGACCTGTACAGCCGCGAAGGCGTGAAGGAGCCGCTGGTGCAGCGGGCCTGGGCGTTGTGGCTGATGCATGAGCTGCAGCTGCCCACCGCCACCATGACCGAAGGCTTGCTCGCCGAGCTTGCCGGCAAGGTGCCGGCGGTGGCCGCACCGGCGGCGGCAAGCGCCGCCAGTGGCGTCGCGGCACCGGCCAGCGCGCCGGTGGCAGCGCCGGCGCCACGGGCCGTCGCGCGTGGTACGGCGGGCGAGCACTGGCTGAGCCGGGACGGCGAGGGCGAAGCCGCCAACGACCTGGCACTTGCCATCGCTGCCCAGCTGGCCCGTGCCGACCGCAAGGAGCTGCCGCCCGCGGTGCGCGCCGCGCTGGAGGCGGCCTATGCCCGGATGGAGGCGTCCGACTCGCTGCTGTCGCAGGCGGTGCTGGTCTGGGCCGGCCGCCGGCCGGTGAGCGGGGAGGCCTTGTCGGCCGCGTTGCAGCGCGCCAGCGAGGCCGAACCCACGGTGGATCGCGCGCTCGCGCTGGCGGTGCTGTCGCGCAGCCAGGGCCTGAGCCTGAAGCCCGAGGCCGCTGCGACCGAGGCGCCGAAGTCGGGCTGGAAGGCCCGCATGACGGCCAGCGGCAACACCGAATACGTGAGCACCGCCGCCCAGCCGCCCGCCGCGGTGGAGTGGAGCGCGCCGACCGCGCAGCCGCTGACCCTCTCGGTGCGCCTGCGCGGCCGCATCGATGCGAGCAAGAACACGCTGGCCGCCGAGGTGACGCGCACGCTGTTCCGGCTCAAGCCCAAGGGCAAGGGCTTCGAGGCGGAGGCGGTGGAGCCGGGCGACGCGCTGTCCACCAGCGAGCTGTACCTCGACATGGTCACCGTCAACTCGCGCCGGCCGCTGTCCTTTGCGCTGGTCGAGCTGGCACTGCCGCCGGGCGCACAGATGGAGCCGAGCACCTGGGGCGTCTCGCTGGTGGATGGCGCCAATAGCGAACCCATCGAGCGGGCGGTGGGCGAGGCCTCCGCCACCGGCTACACCGTGCCGGTCGATGCGCTGGAGGCGGGCAAGTCGGTCGTCTTCCAGCATCTGGTGCGCTTTGGCCAGAAGGGCCGCTTCGCGCTGCCGCCGGCACGGCTGTGGCGCATGTACCAGCCGCAGTCGCAGGCCTTCGAGGCGGTCGAGGGCGGCGTGCTGCGCTGGGAGGTGCGCTGA
- a CDS encoding DUF1175 family protein, which translates to MTLLRLSSGRTGRLAAAPGWSRRRLLQAGLLASCPMPAAWAAAPEPVAALRPLDAAQCQAFRQWFVALVEDQVLRPSPRWVHRDCAGLVRFAAAEALRPHTAAWVQAMGWSSGKPRPPELALGEDQRGWAGAWALPEGRRAAYAPAIAIVQNNTRYVGKSRTDALPGDLLFFDQGDDQHLMVWTGRRVAYHNGAEPRPGDNGLRQLPWEQLMRLSDTRWRPHAHNPNFAGLFRFGFLSR; encoded by the coding sequence ATGACGCTGCTGCGCTTGTCGAGTGGCCGCACCGGCCGGCTCGCTGCTGCGCCGGGCTGGTCACGTCGCCGCCTGCTGCAGGCGGGCCTGCTGGCGTCCTGCCCGATGCCGGCTGCATGGGCCGCGGCGCCTGAGCCGGTGGCTGCGTTGCGGCCGCTGGACGCGGCGCAGTGCCAAGCCTTCCGGCAGTGGTTCGTTGCGTTGGTGGAAGACCAGGTGCTGCGGCCCTCGCCGCGCTGGGTGCACCGCGACTGCGCGGGCCTGGTGCGCTTTGCGGCCGCCGAGGCCTTGCGCCCGCACACGGCGGCCTGGGTGCAGGCGATGGGCTGGAGCAGTGGCAAGCCGCGCCCCCCCGAGCTGGCGCTGGGCGAGGACCAGCGCGGCTGGGCCGGCGCCTGGGCCTTGCCCGAAGGCCGGCGTGCCGCTTACGCACCAGCCATCGCCATCGTGCAGAACAACACCCGCTATGTCGGCAAGAGCCGCACCGACGCATTGCCCGGTGACCTGCTGTTCTTCGACCAGGGGGACGACCAGCACCTGATGGTCTGGACCGGCCGCCGTGTGGCCTATCACAACGGCGCCGAACCCCGGCCCGGCGACAACGGCTTGCGCCAGCTGCCCTGGGAGCAGCTGATGCGCCTGTCCGATACCCGCTGGCGCCCGCATGCCCACAACCCCAACTTCGCCGGGCTGTTCCGCTTCGGCTTCCTGTCGCGCTGA
- a CDS encoding DUF2138 family protein, whose protein sequence is MNRKARWFAIGMAGVLVVAIAVAALTRGRFAGSFNALEVDLGQPDLLVRSARLSALSKDLVAAPLLRDILTEDFVHYYEDHPTRLSLLGTVKRLAYDHQLTWSDRLVATVLDAPGEIALWRDGKGRPEHFVLMLEHNLATQAVLQLAKVALPDSQLSVAGEVGPLIGRKSTVYAARINARTTWLFASRGERTVVLSHPGLLLKEDGSVSGPAADIVAKALGTDAGEVSPFARDFGLDEPRGLQQQIAAKTAFLSFGYQHFFPDVKALRLDLSSQGSWSLSAQASGAALDLWRGGATRLWSALPRASALCAALPLDLSRAEPLLQTLDGDAGVALAKDLQPVAGVCWGRAGGLFAPTLALQLRDGVEGRHDETLARLLQRVTADARRPAADDADDADDSTGAATAAPSAEQGVQASTLSRPAGGKVWKRTVVHEFGAVKHNGQRADVVSIARLGPTLIASTDARAVEQAVAVAAKTYPALSDKPVDGAVPVLYIDGGQLSGMLDAETWRVLKPSTVPTFSRVARELLPPRLKAVARLGTVQVGLPASAKGGSQAGWVPLLVHQEAGSKQAAGTP, encoded by the coding sequence GTGAATCGCAAAGCGCGTTGGTTCGCCATCGGGATGGCGGGCGTGTTGGTGGTGGCGATCGCGGTGGCGGCGCTGACGCGGGGCCGCTTCGCCGGCAGCTTCAATGCGCTGGAGGTGGACCTGGGCCAGCCGGATCTGCTGGTGCGCTCGGCCCGCTTGTCCGCCCTGTCCAAGGACTTGGTCGCCGCGCCGCTGCTGCGCGACATCCTCACCGAAGACTTCGTCCACTACTACGAAGACCACCCGACGCGGCTCTCGCTGCTGGGCACCGTCAAGCGCCTGGCCTATGACCACCAGCTGACCTGGAGCGACCGCTTGGTCGCCACCGTGCTCGACGCGCCCGGCGAGATTGCGCTGTGGCGGGACGGCAAGGGCCGGCCCGAGCACTTCGTGCTGATGCTGGAGCACAACTTGGCGACGCAGGCGGTGCTGCAACTGGCCAAGGTGGCGCTGCCCGATTCGCAGTTGAGCGTGGCCGGTGAGGTCGGGCCGCTGATCGGTCGCAAGAGCACCGTCTATGCAGCGCGCATCAATGCGCGCACCACTTGGTTGTTTGCCTCGCGAGGCGAGCGCACCGTGGTCTTGTCGCATCCCGGCCTGCTGCTGAAGGAGGACGGCTCGGTGTCGGGCCCAGCCGCCGACATTGTGGCGAAGGCCCTGGGCACCGACGCGGGCGAGGTGTCGCCTTTTGCCCGCGACTTCGGTCTGGACGAGCCGCGTGGGCTGCAGCAACAGATCGCAGCGAAGACCGCATTCCTGTCCTTCGGCTACCAGCATTTCTTTCCTGATGTGAAGGCGCTGCGGCTGGACCTGTCGAGCCAAGGCAGCTGGTCGCTGTCGGCCCAGGCCAGCGGTGCTGCGCTGGATCTCTGGCGCGGTGGGGCCACCCGGCTGTGGAGCGCGCTGCCGCGTGCCAGTGCGCTGTGCGCCGCACTGCCGCTCGACCTGTCACGCGCCGAGCCGCTGCTGCAGACGCTGGACGGGGATGCCGGCGTCGCGCTGGCCAAGGACCTGCAGCCGGTGGCCGGCGTTTGCTGGGGCCGCGCCGGTGGACTGTTTGCGCCGACGTTGGCCCTGCAGCTGCGGGACGGTGTCGAAGGCCGGCATGACGAGACGCTGGCGCGCCTGCTGCAGCGGGTCACCGCCGACGCCCGCCGGCCGGCAGCCGACGACGCGGACGATGCCGACGACAGCACCGGTGCTGCCACCGCCGCTCCGTCGGCCGAGCAGGGCGTGCAGGCCAGCACCCTGAGCCGTCCCGCCGGTGGCAAGGTCTGGAAGCGCACGGTGGTGCACGAGTTCGGCGCGGTGAAACACAACGGCCAACGGGCCGACGTCGTCTCCATCGCCCGCCTCGGCCCCACACTGATCGCCTCGACCGATGCACGCGCGGTGGAGCAGGCGGTGGCCGTGGCCGCCAAGACCTACCCGGCCCTTTCGGACAAACCGGTCGACGGCGCGGTGCCGGTGCTCTACATCGACGGCGGCCAGCTGAGCGGGATGTTGGACGCCGAGACCTGGCGCGTGCTCAAGCCGTCGACGGTGCCCACCTTCAGCCGCGTCGCTCGCGAGCTGCTGCCCCCCCGCCTGAAGGCGGTGGCCCGCCTGGGCACGGTGCAGGTGGGCCTGCCGGCCTCGGCCAAGGGTGGCTCGCAAGCCGGCTGGGTGCCGCTGCTGGTGCACCAGGAGGCCGGCAGCAAGCAGGCCGCGGGGACGCCATGA